A genomic segment from Bradyrhizobium sp. ISRA430 encodes:
- a CDS encoding LysM peptidoglycan-binding domain-containing M23 family metallopeptidase — MSAVAELLYSRRVPQVAVLALISFGFAGCSADMSSRLSQTNFSNPFASESTGSVQQAPPPQRELPQYARPQTQPGYYQSQPLPPPAVAAPQSYPVSGGGVSGGGRGVGSYTPPAQPHLETTATVPPRSVAAAQPAGGTKIIVGTSDTLDILAKRYHVTPQAILAANGYKGPRTLSPGQQLIIPRAATTAAAAPAPVAATPTMAPAAKPVAVAAPPSIHFVNRGDTLASIARKNHISAAELARANGLEPSAKLKLGTKLTVPGAKTAAVAVPVAPAPALVAPTPVAQPAAVAPATKVAAATPVQSARLAQATANIEEKPAEAPKAADATGALPTFRWPVRGKVITTYGAKTNGKSNDGINLAVPEGTPVKAAEDGVVAYSGNELKGYGNLVLVRHSNGYVTAYAHASELLVKRGDTIKRGQVIAKSGQSGEVASPQLHFEIRKGSSPVDPLQFLNGA, encoded by the coding sequence ATGTCCGCTGTCGCCGAGTTGCTTTACTCGCGCCGCGTGCCGCAGGTCGCGGTGCTGGCGCTGATCTCGTTCGGTTTCGCGGGGTGCAGCGCCGACATGTCGTCGCGGCTTTCCCAGACGAATTTCTCCAACCCCTTCGCCTCCGAGTCGACCGGTTCGGTGCAGCAAGCGCCTCCGCCGCAGCGTGAGCTGCCGCAATATGCGCGGCCGCAGACACAGCCGGGCTACTACCAGTCGCAGCCCTTGCCGCCGCCGGCGGTTGCCGCGCCGCAATCCTATCCGGTTTCGGGCGGGGGCGTGTCCGGAGGCGGGCGCGGCGTCGGCTCCTACACGCCGCCGGCGCAGCCGCATCTTGAGACCACTGCCACCGTGCCGCCGCGCTCGGTCGCAGCGGCCCAGCCGGCCGGTGGGACCAAGATCATCGTCGGCACCAGCGACACGCTCGACATTCTCGCCAAGCGTTATCACGTCACGCCGCAGGCGATCCTTGCCGCCAACGGCTACAAGGGCCCGCGCACGCTGTCGCCCGGCCAGCAGCTCATCATCCCGCGCGCGGCCACAACGGCTGCCGCCGCGCCAGCCCCCGTCGCTGCGACTCCCACGATGGCGCCTGCGGCCAAGCCGGTTGCCGTCGCCGCTCCGCCGAGCATCCATTTCGTCAATCGCGGCGACACGCTGGCCAGCATCGCCCGCAAGAACCACATTTCCGCGGCCGAGCTCGCCCGCGCCAATGGTCTCGAGCCGTCCGCCAAGCTCAAGCTCGGCACCAAGCTGACCGTACCCGGTGCCAAGACCGCCGCGGTCGCCGTGCCGGTCGCTCCGGCGCCGGCTCTGGTTGCGCCGACACCCGTTGCCCAGCCCGCCGCGGTCGCGCCCGCCACCAAGGTCGCCGCCGCAACACCAGTTCAGAGTGCTCGCCTGGCCCAGGCCACGGCGAACATCGAGGAGAAGCCCGCCGAGGCACCGAAGGCCGCGGACGCCACCGGCGCGCTGCCGACCTTCCGCTGGCCGGTGCGTGGCAAGGTGATCACGACCTACGGCGCCAAGACCAATGGCAAGTCGAATGACGGTATCAACCTTGCAGTGCCCGAAGGCACGCCGGTCAAGGCGGCGGAAGACGGCGTCGTTGCCTACTCCGGCAACGAGCTGAAGGGCTATGGCAATCTGGTCCTGGTGCGGCACTCCAACGGCTACGTCACCGCCTATGCCCATGCGAGTGAACTGCTGGTGAAGCGCGGCGATACCATCAAGCGCGGCCAGGTCATTGCCAAGTCGGGTCAATCCGGGGAAGTGGCGTCGCCCCAGCTCCACTTCGAGATCCGCAAGGGATCAAGCCCGGTTGACCCGCTTCAATTCCTGAACGGGGCGTGA